The following are encoded together in the Zingiber officinale cultivar Zhangliang chromosome 8A, Zo_v1.1, whole genome shotgun sequence genome:
- the LOC122012561 gene encoding TORTIFOLIA1-like protein 3, whose product MASRVQQQPTGGNEEGVRQRVNRCMMKLSDRDTEAMAASELDAIAKGLTADAFPPFLSAISDARPTDKTPLRRHSLRLLSLLSHSHPASAVAPHLPRMLAAALRRLRDPDSSVRAACVDAFRSMAAAHPPALAAVFLRPLADSLLHEQDLCAQISAALSLAAAVDAATASTLDPDLAHLLQRLLPRLVKLLRSNAFKAKAALLSLLGSIAGAGGAATAQLVALLVPCLVESLASDDWTTRKAAAESLSVLALREKELLIGFRSSCITSFESRKFDKVKIVRDSMNRMLDVWKDIPEAPESEIKSQSQQANSSTRETTGDGRFTTSAAAPSIQSAKRVNSIRSPPPAASPIPTSRNNVPSIRNKKLPPPLFRKAELKPSNWSVEIPVTGSPVEVVDHKRFQKDPEQGAPKSSVKSRLEARRMLFEGKSEHEGSNVAGLKSASHAPNQETAQLEQTMEASMKEDDLNAEHNDKDGNLTMIKMQLMQIENQQSNLLELLQKFIGNSQNGLHSLETRVHGLEIALDEISQNLALSSGRMANNDPASSACCRLPGTEFLSPKFWRKTEGRNSTRLSVSELQNCNYRETRSSYKLDEWRHGVQGGFVVNPLAEINPQSVGSSKSIQVKMLTNMTRENEITLAHPSK is encoded by the exons ATGGCTTCCAGAGTGCAGCAGCAGCCGACAGGCGGCAATGAGGAGGGAGTGCGGCAGCGCGTGAATCGCTGCATGATGAAGCTGTCGGACCGCGACACCGAGGCAATGGCAGCATCCGAGCTCGACGCCATCGCTAAGGGGCTCACCGCCGACGCCTTTCCGCCTTTCCTCTCCGCCATCTCCGACGCTCGCCCCACCGACAAGACGCCGCTCCGTCGCCACTCCCTCCGGCTCCTCTCCCTGCTCTCCCATTCCCACCCTGCCTCTGCCGTCGCTCCACATCTCCCGCGCATGCTCGCCGCCGCCCTCCGCCGTCTGCGCGACCCGGACTCCTCTGTCCGCGCCGCTTGCGTTGATGCGTTCCGTTCCATGGCCGCAGCGCACCCGCCCGCCCTTGCTGCCGTTTTTCTCCGTCCTTTGGCTGACTCCCTCCTGCACGAGCAGGACCTGTGTGCGCAGATCTCTGCCGCGCTCTCCCTCGCCGCCGCCGTCGATGCCGCCACAGCCTCCACCTTGGACCCCGATCTCGCTCACCTCCTCCAGCGCCTCCTTCCTCGCTTGGTGAAACTCCTCCGAAGCAACGCGTTCAAGGCGAAAGCCGCGCTGCTCTCGCTTCTGGGCAGTATCGCCGGAGCCGGTGGCGCTGCGACTGCTCAGCTCGTCGCCCTGCTCGTCCCCTGCCTCGTGGAGTCCCTCGCCAGCGATGACTGGACTACGAGGAAGGCTGCCGCCGAGTCTCTATCCGTTCTTGCCCTCAGAGAGAAGGAATTACTGATTGGATTTAGGTCCTCCTGCATCACTTCTTTTGAATCAAGGAAGTTCGACAAG gTGAAGATTGTGAGGGATTCCATGAATCGGATGCTGGATGTATGGAAGGACATTCCCGAGGCTCCTGAAAGCGAAATCAAGTCTCAGTCGCAGCAGGCGAATTCGTCCACCCGAG AAACAACGGGAGATGGACGATTTACAACTTCGGCAGCCGCCCCTTCAATCCAATCGGCAAAAAGAGTTAATTCAATCAGATCACCTCCACCTGCCGCCTCACCAATTCCTACGTCCCGAAACAACGTCCCCTCAATTAGGAACAAGAAATTGCCCCCGCCTTTGTTTCGTAAGGCTGAACTGAAGCCCTCTAATTGGAGCGTAGAAATCCCGGTCACCGGTTCTCCAGTAGAAGTCGTCGATCACAAAAGGTTTCAGAAAGATCCGGAGCAAGGAGCACCAAAAAGCAGTGTCAAATCCAGGTTAGAAGCACGGCGGATGCTGTTTGAGGGAAAATCAGAACACGAAGGGAGTAATGTAGCTGGGCTAAAGTCAGCATCACATGCTCCTAATCAGGAGACTGCCCAGTTGGAACAAACCATGGAAGCTAGTATGAAAGAAGATGATCTAAATGCTGAACATAATGATAAGGATGGCAATCTGACTATGATAAAGATGCAGTTGATGCAAATAGAGAACCAGCAGTCCAATCTGTTAGAGCTTCTCCAG AAATTCATTGGAAACTCACAAAATGGCCTACATTCACTGGAAACAAGAGTGCATGGCCTTGAAATAGCATTGGATGAGATCTCCCAAAATTTAGCATTATCTTCCGGTAGGATGGCAAACAATGATCCTGCTTCAAGCGCTTGCTGCAGATTACCTGGTACCGAATTCCTAAGCCCGAAATTTTGGAGGAAGACCGAAGGCAGAAACTCCACCAGGTTATCTGTGTCAGAACTACAGAACTGCAACTACCGAGAAACTAGGAGTTCGTATAAATTGGATGAGTGGAGGCATGGAGTCCAGGGTGGCTTTGTTGTCAATCCCTTGGCAGAGATTAACCCTCAGTCAGTCGGGAGTTCAAAATCTATTCAAGTCAAAATGCTAACGAATATGACACGAGAGAATGAGATTACACTTGCTCATCCAAGCAAGTAG